Proteins from one Armatimonadota bacterium genomic window:
- a CDS encoding DUF1059 domain-containing protein, with translation MTRRWTCALGHRIEADTEDELVRLVQEHLAREHGMQVSADRIRRELREED, from the coding sequence ATGACGCGACGCTGGACCTGCGCGCTGGGACACCGCATCGAGGCCGACACCGAGGACGAGCTGGTGCGCCTGGTGCAGGAGCACCTGGCCCGCGAGCACGGGATGCAGGTGTCGGCGGACCGCATCCGCCGCGAACTGCGCGAGGAAGACTGA